The following proteins come from a genomic window of Syngnathus acus chromosome 15, fSynAcu1.2, whole genome shotgun sequence:
- the ttc27 gene encoding tetratricopeptide repeat protein 27, whose translation MVLRVRADQEVVAVKMSLDVELAILRGFLTPCEETAWKQDIYSIPELGSLLESLMNGDFEAVLRSPQVLALLTGDGSCHEGESIEAYLERRVLSYLSADGDQTGSPRELLVMTVAVSCLHMFVQSNWTGPPLSIPVSDLLPPALLSPQPQSTVEAIHAFLLLDGESVYSLVANPFLLLLARVILTKCCSKMEQLQLLSWWTLRYINLHQQILEACSQKLLHLSLMSIEKVLKCESLFTEQRKLAIQFHLECVYCSLTYFEYQAAKEHIKKAQELSMLDINTTGALGKRTYFQQKYLAQLILEVKRKENQDQCVASPSPTPQALLPKDCNLGDDTVLDKIHLAEPEQYEVPELTAEEQAVILGICTDFHKNNPVHKLTQEELLAFTSFLLSQPKFWAVEVTALCLRTKLEKGSSRRIERAMMQTQAIVDHFEDKNCPAIERLKIFYCCRAPTRWVVQKQLATLLTELACVSSALLIYEKLQLWEDVIICYERLGQHGKAEEIVRRELEKKETPSLYCLLGDILREHRYYERAWELSGHGSARAMRSKALLHLRNKEFQQCVDCFEHSLKINSLQLGVWFSLGCAYLALEGYEGAAKAFQRCVGLEPDNAEAWNNLSTAYIRLGNKNRAFRTLQEALKCNYEHWQIWENLIVVSVDIGAFAEAIHAYHRLMDLRDKYKDVQIVKILVRAVVEKLSDSQGEPAASLRSKLKELMGRISARHSNDPEIWQQYAVLYGGGHSCSAEENEKALHFLAKAHRCELQAGGWEKEPRLFKEVIKRAVDMAEVSIGCSKKKRNPAEALPMLSSTRLSLKGLASKAKQMHTDAASGEICAELRDDVALLEHLLTQLQALCGELRGQSS comes from the exons ATGGTGTTGCGAGTGAGAGCAGATCAGGAAGTTGTGGCTGTGAAAATGTCGCTCGATGTGGAGCTCGCCATCCTCAGAGGCTTTCTAACACCCTGTGAGGAGACGGCATGGAAACAGGACATCTACAGCATCCCAG AGCTAGGCTCTTTGTTGGAGTCCTTGATGAATGGGGACTTTGAGGCAGTTTTGAGAAGCCCTCAGGTGCTGGCCCTGCTTACTGGTGATGGCAGCTGTCACGAGGGCGAGAGCATTGAGGCCTATTTAGAGAGACGCGTCCTCTCGTACCTGAGCGCAGATGGGGATCAAACCGGCAG CCCCAGAGAACTGCTGGTGATGACGGTGGCAGTGTCTTGCCTCCACATGTTTGTCCAAAGCAACTGGACCGGTCCTCCACTCTCCATTCCTGTCTCTGACCTTCTGCCTCCGGCCTTGCTCTCTCCTCAG CCTCAGTCCACGGTAGAAGCTATCCACGCTTTCCTGCTCCTGGATGGGGAGTCTGTGTACAGCCTGGTGGCCAACCcattcctcctcctgctggcGAGGGTCATTCTCACCAAATGCTGTTCCAAGATGGAACAACTTCAG CTTCTCTCCTGGTGGACTCTACGCTACATCAACCTCCACCAACAAATCCTGGAGGCATGTTCTCAGAAGCTCCTCCACTTGTCTCTCATGAGCATAGAAAAAG TGCTGAAATGCGAGTCTCTGTTCACCGAGCAGAGAAAGCTGGCAATCCAGTTCCACTTGGAGTGTGTTTATTGTAGTCTGACCTACTTTGAATACCAGGCTGCCAAGGAACACATTAAGAAAGCCCAGGAGCTCTCAATGCTTGATATCAACACGACCG GTGCCTTGGGAAAACGTACCTATTTCCAGCAAAAGTATTTGGCTCAGCTCATCCTTGAGGTAAAGAGAAAGGAGAATCAGGATCAATGTGTTGCAAGTCCCTCACCAACGCCACAAGCCCTACTGCCCAAG GATTGCAATCTCGGGGATGACACCGTGTTGGACAAGATTCATTTAGCAGAGCCAGAGCAGTACGAGGTGCCGGAACTCACTGCCGAGGAGCAGGCAGTCATCCTGGGAATCTG TACAGATTTTCACAAGAATAATCCTGTGCACAAACTGACGCAAGAGGAACTTCTGGCTTTCACATCA TTTTTGCTGTCTCAGCCCAAGTTCTGGGCTGTGGAGGTGACTGCACTTTGCCTCCGGACCAAACTGGAAAAAGGGAGTTCCCGACGTATTGAGAGAGCCATGATGCAAACTCAG GCAATAGTAGACCATTTTGAAGACAAGAACTGTCCCGCGATTGAACGTCTGAAGATATTTTACTGCTGCCGTGCTCCGACCAGATGGGTTGTCCAG aAACAGTTGGCGACGCTTCTGACAGAGCTGGCCTGCGTCAGTTCAGCGCTACTCATTTATGAAAAGCTCCAGCTATGGGAAGATGTTATCATATGCTACGAGAGACTCGGGCAGCACGGCAAG GCCGAAGAGATTGTCCGCAGGGAGTTGGAGAAAAAGGAGACGCCGAGTCTGTACTGCCTGCTAGGGGACATCTTAAGAGAGCATCGGTACTACGAGCGAGCTTGGGAGCTATCGGGACATGGCAGCGCCAGAGCCATGCGCTCCAAAGCCTTGCTCCATCTCCGCAACAAGGAGTTCCAGCAGTGTGTGGACTGCTTCGAACACTCGCTCAAAATCAACTCCCTGCAG CTCGGTGTGTGGTTTTCCCTGGGTTGTGCCTACTTGGCCTTGGAGGGCTACGAGGGAGCGGCCAAGGCTTTCCAAAGATGTGTGGGACTGGAGCCAGAT AATGCAGAAGCATGGAACAACCTCTCGACAGCGTACATTCGCCTAGGAAATAA AAACCGAGCCTTTCGTACCCTCCAGGAAGCCCTTAAATGTAACTACGAACACTGGCAGATTTGGGAAAATCTCATTGTTGTCAGTGTCGACATCGGTGCCTTCGCTGAAGCCATCCATGCCTACCATCGTCTGATGGATCTGAGAGACAAATACAAGGACGTCCAG ATTGTTAAGATCCTAGTTCGAGCCGTGGTTGAAAAGTTGTCCGACAGCCAGGGTGAGCCGGCGGCATCTTTGCGGTCCAAACTAAAGGAACTGATGGGTCGGATCAGCGCCCGCCACAGCAACGATCCCGAAATATGGCAGCAGTACGCTGTGCTGTATGGGGGTGGCCACAGCTGCAGtgcagaagaaaatgaaaag GCACTGCACTTTTTGGCCAAGGCCCATCGCTGTGAGCTTCAAGCCGGCGGCTGGGAAAAGGAGCCCCGTCTTTTTAAGGAAGTGATCAAAAGAGCCGTCGATATGGCTGAAG TAAGCATCGGTTGCAGTAAGAAGAAAAGGAATCCTGCAGAAGCTCTTCCAATGCTCTCTTCAACCCGCCTCAGCCTGAAGGGCTTGGCCAGCAAAGCCAAG CAAATGCACACTGATGCGGCTTCAGGTGAGATCTGTGCCGAGCTACGAGATGATGTCGCTCTTCTGGAGCATCTGCTTACACAGCTGCAGGCGCTGTGCGGAGAACTTCGTGGCCAATCATCGTGA